TTAACAAAGATAGGTATCCGGACGGTGCGCAAATCGTCGGTCGGCGACAACCGGGAAGCCATTTTAGATGTGCTGAACGAGGCCACTCAACGCGTCGACCTAGTTATTTTGACCGGGGGGCTGGGGCCAACCAAAGACGACATCACCAAAGTAACCCTTTGCGACTTTTTCAATACCACCCTCGAACGCAATCCCGAAGCGCTGGCGTTTGTGACGAAGTTTTTTGAAAGCCGCGGCCGTCAGATCACCGAAATTAACGCCCGCCAGGCCGATCTGCCCCTCAATTGCACCTACGTAGCCAACGACTGGGGAACGGCGCCGGGCATGTGGTTTCACGAAAACGGAACGGTGTATGTGTCGCTGCCGGGCGTGCCCTTCGAAATGAAAAACCTGATGCAGTACCGGATTATCCCGATGCTGCAAAAGCATTTTGAAACGCCGGTCATTGTGCACAAAATGATCCGGACGGTGGGCATCGGGGAGTCGTTTCTGGCCGAAACCATCGCCGACTGGGAAAACAACCTGCCTGCACACATCAAACTGGCTTATCTCCCCCATTTTGGCCAGGTTCGTCTCCGGCTGACCGGAACCGGCACCGACTCCATTCGCCTGAAAGAAGAGATAGACGCCCTGGTGCAGGCCGTTTTGCCCCTGATTCAGCCGTACGTCTTTGGCTACGACGACGACGAACTGGAAACCGTGGTGGCGAAACTGTTATCCGAAAAAAGCTGGATGCTGGCGACGGCCGAGAGCTGCACGGGCGGCTTTGTGGCCAGCCAGATCACGAAATATTCCGGTTCCTCGGCTTATTTCGTCGGTGGCGTCGTGAGCTACAGCAACACCGTTAAGGTTAGTCAGTTGGGCGTTAAACCCGAAACCATCAGCCAGTTTGGGGCCGTCAGCGAACAAACCGTGCGGGAAATGGCGGAGGGTGCGCGAACGGTGCTGGGTGCGAACGTCGGCATTGCTACCAGCGGCATTGCCGGACCCAACGGCGGAACGCCCGAAAAGCCGGTTGGCACGATCTGGATTGCCTGCTCCACCGAAAAGCAAACCGTCGCCCGGCTGCTCAAGCTCGGGCCTTTCCGGGAGCAAAACATCCAATTAACCAGTGTTTATGTCTTGAATCTCCTGCGGCAGACGCTGCTGGACGAACTATAAAACCACCCATCAATGGCACTCGTTGACATGGTTATGCCCAAAATGGGCGAAAGCATTATTGAATGTACGGTTATTTCCTGGCTCAAAAAGCCCGGCGACCGCATTGAAGCCGACGACTCGATTCTGGAAGTAGCGACCGATAAAGTGGATACCGACGTTCCGGCTTCGCACTCCGGCATTTTAAAAGAGGTTCTGGTCAAAGACGGTGACGTGGTCGCTATCGGCAGTCCGGTTGCCCGCATTGAAGTGGAGCAGGATGAACCGGCTGCTGCCCCCGCACCGACCGCTACGCAACCCGATGCGCCGGTGGCCGGGGAAACCGAAGAACATGACGTAGCCAGCGTAGCGGCAAAACTCGAAACGGACGTGGCCCGGCTTTCCACAAGCAACCCCTCCATCCGTACCGACGCCGAAAGCAGTACTAACAACGCTAATAAAGGGTTTCTTTCCCCCCTCGTCCAAAGCATCATCAAGGCTGAAGGCATTTCAGAATCCGAACTTGCGACTATTACCGGCACCGGGGCCGAAAACCGCATTACCAAAAACGATATTCTGGCCTTCGTCGAAAAACGAAAAGCCGGGCCCGTGGCTCCCCCCGCACCACCCAAACCGGTATCCGTTGCACCGTCCGTTTCGGGGCAGCAGGATATTATTCAAATGGACCGGATGCGGAAAATGATTGCCGAGCGCATGGTCGAATCAAAGCGAATTTCGCCCCACGTTTCCTCGTTCGTCGAGACGGACATGACGGTGATCGTGCAGTGGCGGGAGCGCAACAAGAAACTGTTTCAGCAGCAATACGGCGAAAATATCACCTACACGCCCCTGTTGATCGAAGCCCTGGTGAAAGCCATTCGGGATTTTCCACTAATTAATGTCTCGGTGGATGGCGATCGGATTCTGGTCAAAAAAAGCATTAATGTCGGCATGGCGGTGGCTCTGCCGAGCGGCAATCTGATCGTGCCGGTGATTCATGATGCGGATCAGTACAACCTGGTGGGCCTGACGAAAAAAGTAAATGACTTGAGCCGACGGGCCCGCGAAAGCAAACTCACGGCGGATGACCTGGCGAACGGCACATACACGGTTTCCAACATTGGCACGTTCGGCAACGTCATGGGAACGCCCATCATTGTTCAGCCCCAGGTGGCCATTATGGCATTCGGTGCCATCGAGAAAAAACCGGCGGTGATTGAAACTCCGCAGGGCGATCTGATCGGCATTCGGCACAAAATGTTTATTTCCCACAGCTACGACCACCGGGTGGTGGATGGTTCATTGGGTGGTCAGTTTGTCAAACGGGTTTCCGATTACCTGGAAGGGTTCGATCCGGAACGCAAGCTGGTCTAAAAACCGTTCAGCTGCGGTTCAGCAACTCGAATTTACAGTTCAGGGCGCGAAAGAAACAACCCGTGGCGGATGGGTTGCAGTTTCTTTGCGCCGTCCTTAGCTTCGAGCGTTTTATACTAAAACATCAAATCCTATGAACGTTAAGCAACTAGTTGCCGGTCTTTTCTGTGCCTTTCTAACGCTACCATCCGCTTTCGCGCAAAATCAGGCGCGGGTTGAAAAAATTCAGGGTGTTGAAACCTACGTCCTGTGCGAACCCCTACAGGCTTATGAAACTGTTTTTGAAGTAGCAACGGGCGCCAAAGCAGCTTCGTTACTAACGGGCGGTGTCGTCAACGAAGGCGTCTCCGATAAAGTCTCCCAGTTTGTCCGGCGGGCAACCAAAGACGCCAAATCCAAAAATCAGGAATTCGATGCGGTTGTAATTTCAGGGTCGAAA
This Larkinella insperata DNA region includes the following protein-coding sequences:
- a CDS encoding competence/damage-inducible protein A, which produces MKPILAEVITIGDEILFGQITDTNTQWIGAELTKIGIRTVRKSSVGDNREAILDVLNEATQRVDLVILTGGLGPTKDDITKVTLCDFFNTTLERNPEALAFVTKFFESRGRQITEINARQADLPLNCTYVANDWGTAPGMWFHENGTVYVSLPGVPFEMKNLMQYRIIPMLQKHFETPVIVHKMIRTVGIGESFLAETIADWENNLPAHIKLAYLPHFGQVRLRLTGTGTDSIRLKEEIDALVQAVLPLIQPYVFGYDDDELETVVAKLLSEKSWMLATAESCTGGFVASQITKYSGSSAYFVGGVVSYSNTVKVSQLGVKPETISQFGAVSEQTVREMAEGARTVLGANVGIATSGIAGPNGGTPEKPVGTIWIACSTEKQTVARLLKLGPFREQNIQLTSVYVLNLLRQTLLDEL
- a CDS encoding dihydrolipoamide acetyltransferase family protein — protein: MALVDMVMPKMGESIIECTVISWLKKPGDRIEADDSILEVATDKVDTDVPASHSGILKEVLVKDGDVVAIGSPVARIEVEQDEPAAAPAPTATQPDAPVAGETEEHDVASVAAKLETDVARLSTSNPSIRTDAESSTNNANKGFLSPLVQSIIKAEGISESELATITGTGAENRITKNDILAFVEKRKAGPVAPPAPPKPVSVAPSVSGQQDIIQMDRMRKMIAERMVESKRISPHVSSFVETDMTVIVQWRERNKKLFQQQYGENITYTPLLIEALVKAIRDFPLINVSVDGDRILVKKSINVGMAVALPSGNLIVPVIHDADQYNLVGLTKKVNDLSRRARESKLTADDLANGTYTVSNIGTFGNVMGTPIIVQPQVAIMAFGAIEKKPAVIETPQGDLIGIRHKMFISHSYDHRVVDGSLGGQFVKRVSDYLEGFDPERKLV